The DNA window GCCAACGGCCAACCGCTGCCGGCATTGGCCGCGATCCCCTACGCGGTGAAAAACCTGTTCGACGTCACCGGCGAAACCACCCTGGCCGGCGCCAGCCTGTTTAGCGATCGCCCGGCGGCCAAGCGCGACGCTTGGGTGGTTGCCCGCCTGGCCGCGCAAGGCGCCATGCTCTCCGGCATGCTGAATATGGATGCCTATGCCTATGGTTTCACCACGGAAAACAGCCATTACGGCGCCACCCACAACCCGCACGACACCACGCGCGTCGCCGGCGGTTCCTCCGGCGGTTCAGCCGCGGCGGTGGCGGCCGGGTTGGTTAACTTCGCGCTCGGCAGCGACACCAACGGCTCCATCCGCGTGCCCTCTTCGCTGTGCGGCATCTTCGGGCTCAAACCCACCTTTGGCCGCCTGTCGCGCAGCGGCAGCCAGCCGTTTGTCGCCAGCCTCGATCATGTCGGCCCGATGGCCCGCCGGGTGCGCGATCTGGCGGCTGTCTATGACGTGATGCAAGGCACCGATATCGAAGATCGCTTCCAGGCGGACAAACCCATCACCCAAACCGAATCACTGCTGCCACGCGGCCAGCAGGGGCTGCGCTGTGCGGTGTTGGGCGGCTATTTCCAGCAGTGGTGCGATGATGATGCCAAAGCGGCCGTGCGCCAAGTGGCGCAGGCGCTGGAAGCTTCAGAAGAAGTCGAACTGCCGCTGGCCGAGCTGGCGCGTTCGGCGGCGTTTATCCTTAGTGCGTCGGAGGGCGGTAATCATTATTTGCCGCTGCTGCGCAGCGAACCGGCGCGCTTTGAGCCCAACTCGCGCGAGCGCCTGCTGGCCGGAGCGATGCTGCCAGGGGCCTGGTATGTGCAGGCGCAGCGTTTCCGTAATCATTTCCAGCAGCAGACGCTGCCGCTGTTCACGCAATGGGATATCCTGATCGCGCCCGCAACACCGTGCTGCGCCACGACGATCGGCCAGGAGAGCATGCGCATCAATCATACCGATTTACCCACCCGCGCCAGCATGGGCATGCTGACCCAGCCGATTTCATTCCTCGGCCTGCCGGTGGTGACGGTGCCGCTGAAAACGGCCGGCGGCCTGCCGATCGGCCTGCAGTTGATCGCCCCGCCGTGGCGCGAAGATTTGGCGTTGCGAGCGGCCCATGCGCTGGAACAGCGCGGCGTAGCCCAATGTGTTTTACCGGGGAAACAGGACTGAATAATGAAAAGTGAATATATCGATCGCCCGGCGGTGCTGGCAGAGGTCAACGCCGCCTTTTACCGCTACGAGCAGGCACTGATCGGCAACGATGTGGAAGTGCTTGATGAGCTGTTCTGGCACGATAGCCGCACCGTGCGCTACGGCGCGACGGAGAACCTGTACGGTATCGAGCAGATCCGTGATTTCCGCCTCAAGCGCCCTTCAAAAGGGCTGGATCGCCAGTTGGAAAACACCGTCATCACCACCTACGGCGATGACATGGCGGTGGCCAGCACGGAATTCCGCCGTGAAGGCAGCGATCGCATTGGCCGGCAGATGCAAACCTGGGTGAAGCTGCCGTGCGGCTGGCGCATCGTGGCAGCCCACGTCAGCCTGATGGGCTAGACTGCCGTCAGCACCAATAGGCCATAAAGTTCACTGCGTCGCGATCAAGATCGCATTCTGCGATCAGATAACGGCGCAGCGCCTTCACGGTGGAGGATTCCGCCGCCACCCAGGCGTAAAAACCGTTCCCGCCGGCGGCGCGCTCCCACAATAGATCGCCTCCCAGGCTGTTTTCCGCCAGCGACTGGGCGGCGGCGCGCGCAGTCGCCGGTATTTCCACGTGCCTACGCACCGCATCAAGCAATTGCGCCCCGTGCCGCTGCGGCGAACCGCCATCGCGCGGCAGCCAGTGAACCTCGGCAAACGGGAACTGCGCCACGCTGATGCAATCGCCGCTGGCCGGCACTTCGAAAAACGCCTGCACCCGCGGCGGGTTAGCCTGCTGCGCCAACTGTTCAAGGATGCCCATCGCCGCCGGCAACGCCGTTTCATCGGCAATCAGTAGCGCCTGTTGCAGGTGTGCTGGCGGCACCCACTCATAGCCGCCGCTATCGCCGGCAAATTCCGCATCTGGCGCCACCACCTGCAGCGTGGCGCCGGCTTCAGCGTGGGTGGCCCATGCCGAAGCCGGGCCATTCACGCCGTGCAGCACGAACTCAACGTCCAGCTCCTGCTGCGCCTGGCGCAACCCGCGCAGGGTATAGGTGCGCATGATCGGCCGCTGCGCTTTCGGCAACGCCATATAACGGCGATACCAGTCGTCGCTGTTTTCCAGCCGTGAACGTTGGCCGTCTTCGGCGGGGAACAGCAGCTTGATGCGCTGATCCGGCGCCTCGAGCTTCATCTGGTGCACCTGCGGCCCGCTGAATACGCAACGTACCAGCGAAGGCGAAATACGCACTTTCTGCTTCAGAGTAATATCAAAAATACGGTAGCTGGCGGCCATCTTAGCGACTCTCCTGGGATCAGTACGTTGCCATAGTAGGCGACTTCCGCCGCCCGGGAAAGTCCCCCCAACCCGGCTTAACAACCGGGATAGGGATGGTGCTGCAACCAATGTTCAGCAATATCCTGGCGGCGGCAGATCCAAACGCGATCGTGCTGCTGAATGTAATCCAGGAAGCGCTGCAAGGCGCGGAACTTGCCGGGGCGCCCCAGCAGGCGGCAGTGCATGCCGATCGACAGCATCTTCGGCGCGTCTTCGCCTTCCTGATACAGCACATCGAAGCTGTCTTTCAGGTAGGTAAAGAACTGCTCGGCGGTATTAAAGCCCTGCGGGGAAGCAAAGCGCATGTCGTTCGCTTCCAGGGTGTAGGGCACAATCAGGTGCGGTTTCTTTTCACCGTTGGCGCATGCCACTTCGGTCCAGAACGGCAGATCGTCGCCATAGTAATCGCTGTCGTACAGGAAGCCCCCCTGTTCAACCACCAGCCGCCGGGTATTGGGGCTATCGCGCCCGGTATACCAACCCAACGGCGGCTTGCCGAACAGCTCGCTATGCACGGCGATCGCCTGCTGCAGGTGCTGGCGTTCGGTGGCTTCATCAATATCCTGGTAGTGGATCCAACGCCAGCCGTGGCTAACCACATCGTAAT is part of the Gibbsiella quercinecans genome and encodes:
- a CDS encoding siderophore-interacting protein, with translation MAASYRIFDITLKQKVRISPSLVRCVFSGPQVHQMKLEAPDQRIKLLFPAEDGQRSRLENSDDWYRRYMALPKAQRPIMRTYTLRGLRQAQQELDVEFVLHGVNGPASAWATHAEAGATLQVVAPDAEFAGDSGGYEWVPPAHLQQALLIADETALPAAMGILEQLAQQANPPRVQAFFEVPASGDCISVAQFPFAEVHWLPRDGGSPQRHGAQLLDAVRRHVEIPATARAAAQSLAENSLGGDLLWERAAGGNGFYAWVAAESSTVKALRRYLIAECDLDRDAVNFMAYWC
- the puuE gene encoding allantoinase PuuE — its product is MSDYAFNQDYPRDLIGYGGQPPHAGWPGQARVAVQFVLNYEEGSENNVLHGDAGSEQFLSDIIGAASYPARHMSMDSLYEYGSRAGFWRIHQEFQRRGLPLTIFGVAMALARNPRVVQAIKDADYDVVSHGWRWIHYQDIDEATERQHLQQAIAVHSELFGKPPLGWYTGRDSPNTRRLVVEQGGFLYDSDYYGDDLPFWTEVACANGEKKPHLIVPYTLEANDMRFASPQGFNTAEQFFTYLKDSFDVLYQEGEDAPKMLSIGMHCRLLGRPGKFRALQRFLDYIQQHDRVWICRRQDIAEHWLQHHPYPGC
- the hpxZ gene encoding oxalurate catabolism protein HpxZ; this translates as MKSEYIDRPAVLAEVNAAFYRYEQALIGNDVEVLDELFWHDSRTVRYGATENLYGIEQIRDFRLKRPSKGLDRQLENTVITTYGDDMAVASTEFRREGSDRIGRQMQTWVKLPCGWRIVAAHVSLMG
- a CDS encoding AtzE family amidohydrolase, with the translated sequence MNPLSELSIAEIRSALKQGAISAREIAQQTLDQIDAQNPALNAYTHITRERMLSEADHLDHSRANGQPLPALAAIPYAVKNLFDVTGETTLAGASLFSDRPAAKRDAWVVARLAAQGAMLSGMLNMDAYAYGFTTENSHYGATHNPHDTTRVAGGSSGGSAAAVAAGLVNFALGSDTNGSIRVPSSLCGIFGLKPTFGRLSRSGSQPFVASLDHVGPMARRVRDLAAVYDVMQGTDIEDRFQADKPITQTESLLPRGQQGLRCAVLGGYFQQWCDDDAKAAVRQVAQALEASEEVELPLAELARSAAFILSASEGGNHYLPLLRSEPARFEPNSRERLLAGAMLPGAWYVQAQRFRNHFQQQTLPLFTQWDILIAPATPCCATTIGQESMRINHTDLPTRASMGMLTQPISFLGLPVVTVPLKTAGGLPIGLQLIAPPWREDLALRAAHALEQRGVAQCVLPGKQD